The Candidatus Sericytochromatia bacterium genomic sequence TCTCAGGAGGCGGCGTGAGCGGGCGACGGCAGGACATCGCGCATCACGTCGAGGGCCAGCGCCACGCGGCCGAACGGCGCGGAGACCTGGACGCCTTGGATCGCGCCGCGCACCTCGGCCAGCATCTCGCGGGCGATCGCCAGTCCCTCCTGGCGGGCTGCTTCGGCATCCGGCGCTGCCTTCATGCGGGCCAGGATCGCGGGGGGCACCACCACGCCTGGCACCTCGTTGCTCATGAATTCGGCGTTGCGGTAGCTGGTCAGAGGCCAGATACCCGCAATGATCGGGATCTGGCAGCCCATCGCCTGGATGCGTTCGATGAAGCGGAGCAGCTGCGCCGTGTCGAAGACGGGCTGGGTGATCGCATACTGGGCGCCGGCTTCAACCTTCCAGTGGAAGCGACGCAGCTCGTGCTCGAGATCCAGCGCACCCGGGTTCACCCCCACGCCCAGCAGGAAGGAGGTCTGGCTGCCGACCGGGTTGCCACCCAGGTCGAGCCCCTGATTGAGGCGCTTGGCCAGGTTGGTGAGGCCGATCGCGTCGATGTCGAAGACGGCCGTGGCCTGCGGGTAGGGGCCCATCTTGGGCGGATCCCCGGTGATCAGGAGCAGGTTGCGCAGGCCCAGCGCGGCCGCGCCGAGCAGGTCGCTCTGCATGCCGAGCAGGTTGCGGTCCCGGCAGCAGTAGTGCACCACCGCCTCGATGCCTTCCCGTTCGATCAGCAGGCTGGCGGCCAGGGCGCTCATGCGGCTCTGGGCGCGCGGGCCGTCCGGCACGTTGATGGCATCGACACCGGCCGTGCGCAGAAAGCGGGCCTGCTCACCCAGCTGGGTCGCGTCACTGCCCTTGGGCGGCACGATTTCCACGCTGGTGACGAACTCGCCCGCGGCCAGCTTGGCCGCGAAGCGGGAGCGGTCCGCCAGCGGTGTCTCGGCCGGCGTGAGGCTGGCTAGACTGCCAGCCGCCGGCAAGGGGCCGGTGGCGGCGGTTGCCTGGCCTGGGGCGAGCTGGATGCGGCCGCCGGTCTGGGCCCGCAGGGCGTCGGCCATCAGGCGGATGTGTTCGGGCGTGGTGCCGCAGCAGCCGCCGATCACGCGGGCGCCGCTGGCCAGCAGGCGCTTGGCGTGTTTGGCCATGTACTCGGGACTCGCCATGTAAATTTGCCGGCCCATGACGTCGCGCGGCAGGCCGGCGTTGGGCTGGGCCGAGAGCTTCTTCTGCGTCGCGCCGGCCATGGTCTCCAGCACGCTCAGCATGGTGGCCGGCCCGACCGAGCAGTTGAGTCCGATCACATCGGCCCCGGCCCGGTCCAGCGCCTTCACGAAATGGGCCGGTTCGGTGCCGAAGGCGGTCAGGCCGTCCTCGTTGACGGTCATCTGGGCGATGATCGGCAGGGCGGAGACCGAGCGCACGGCGGCGATCGCCTGCAGGATCTCGGCCAGGTCCTGGAAGGTCTCCAGCACGAACATGTCGACGCCGCCCGCCGCCAGCGCCTGGGCCGCCTCGCGATAGGCCGCCTGGGCCTCCTCCAGCGAGGTGGGGCCATAGGGCTCCAGCCGGATGCCGAGCGGCCCGATCGCCCCGGCCACCCAGGCGCGTTCGCCGGCGGCCTCGCGGGCCAGCTGTGCGGCGCGTTCATTCAGGGCGGCCACCTGATGGGCCAGGCCGTAATTGCCGAGCTTGAAGCGCGTCGCGCCGAAGGTGTTGGTTTCGATCACCTGCGCGCCGGCCTGCACGTAGGCCGTGTGGACCTCGCGGACCAGGTCCGGGCTGCGCAGCGTCAGCTCGTCGAAGCACTGGTTGATGTACACCCCCTGGGCGTACAGCATGGTGCCCATGGCCCCGTCGAACAGGGCGACACGGTCAGGGTCGAGCAGGAAATCGCGGGCGTCACGCATGGCGAAACAGTATAGCGCAAACCGGAAGGCCGCCCCTCCGGTCAGGAGGCGCGGCCGGTTTGCCAGGGACGTGTCGTTTCGGCTGGGGCCGTCGGGTCGCCTGCCTGCATCCGCTGATGCGAGTGAGTCAGGCGCGCTCGACCCGGCTTACTTCTGGAAGCAGCTGCGGCAATAGACGGGGCGATCGCCGCGCGGCTTGAAGGGCACCTGGGTCTCCACGCCGCACTGCGCGCAGACCACCGTGTGCATCTCGCGGGGGCGCTGGGAGCCGAAGCCACCGCCGCCGCCGCCATACCCGCCGCCCCCGTAGCCTCCGCCGCCATAGCCACTCCCGCCGCCATAGCCACCGCGGCCGCCATCCTCCGAGCGCGAGGGTCCTTGCGTCTTGCGGGCGTTGCGACAGGGCTTGCAGCGCTTGGGGATGCTGGTGAAGCCCTTTTGCGCGAAGAATTCCTGCTCCTTGGCGGAGAAGGTGAACTCGGTGCCGCAGTCCGAGCAGGCGATGATTTGATCCGTGTAGAGCATCGACGAACCTTTCTCGTGCATCGATCATCCGTGAGGTCCCTACGGGGGCAGGCAGCAGGCTCACGGCTCCCGCTGCTCCCACGGCGCCGCCATGGCGC encodes the following:
- a CDS encoding bifunctional homocysteine S-methyltransferase/methylenetetrahydrofolate reductase, coding for MRDARDFLLDPDRVALFDGAMGTMLYAQGVYINQCFDELTLRSPDLVREVHTAYVQAGAQVIETNTFGATRFKLGNYGLAHQVAALNERAAQLAREAAGERAWVAGAIGPLGIRLEPYGPTSLEEAQAAYREAAQALAAGGVDMFVLETFQDLAEILQAIAAVRSVSALPIIAQMTVNEDGLTAFGTEPAHFVKALDRAGADVIGLNCSVGPATMLSVLETMAGATQKKLSAQPNAGLPRDVMGRQIYMASPEYMAKHAKRLLASGARVIGGCCGTTPEHIRLMADALRAQTGGRIQLAPGQATAATGPLPAAGSLASLTPAETPLADRSRFAAKLAAGEFVTSVEIVPPKGSDATQLGEQARFLRTAGVDAINVPDGPRAQSRMSALAASLLIEREGIEAVVHYCCRDRNLLGMQSDLLGAAALGLRNLLLITGDPPKMGPYPQATAVFDIDAIGLTNLAKRLNQGLDLGGNPVGSQTSFLLGVGVNPGALDLEHELRRFHWKVEAGAQYAITQPVFDTAQLLRFIERIQAMGCQIPIIAGIWPLTSYRNAEFMSNEVPGVVVPPAILARMKAAPDAEAARQEGLAIAREMLAEVRGAIQGVQVSAPFGRVALALDVMRDVLPSPAHAAS
- a CDS encoding CxxC-x17-CxxC domain-containing protein encodes the protein MLYTDQIIACSDCGTEFTFSAKEQEFFAQKGFTSIPKRCKPCRNARKTQGPSRSEDGGRGGYGGGSGYGGGGYGGGGYGGGGGGFGSQRPREMHTVVCAQCGVETQVPFKPRGDRPVYCRSCFQK